A genomic segment from Polyangium mundeleinium encodes:
- a CDS encoding ferritin-like domain-containing protein, translating into MDEKILQCLNELIALDLACAAAYEVARGVSRDEEIQGTFSAFREDHLRHVAELGEHVRRAGIEPPRELDTKGEIIRAFTTLASQEDRTAVLVMRGNEELSNNAYASALRAGLPEEIRARVAANFEDARQHMSWMRGTVLLRGWDVEQPEIRELSAEARGARKAA; encoded by the coding sequence ATGGACGAGAAGATCCTCCAGTGTCTGAACGAGCTCATCGCGCTCGATCTCGCGTGCGCAGCGGCCTACGAGGTGGCGCGCGGGGTCTCGCGGGACGAGGAGATCCAGGGGACGTTCTCCGCGTTCCGGGAGGACCACCTGAGGCACGTCGCCGAGCTCGGCGAGCACGTCCGGCGGGCGGGAATCGAGCCGCCGCGCGAGCTCGATACGAAGGGCGAGATCATCCGGGCCTTCACCACGCTCGCTTCGCAGGAGGATCGGACGGCGGTGCTGGTGATGCGCGGCAACGAGGAGCTTTCGAACAACGCGTACGCGTCGGCGTTGCGAGCGGGGCTGCCGGAGGAGATCCGCGCGCGCGTCGCGGCGAACTTCGAGGACGCGCGGCAGCACATGAGCTGGATGCGCGGCACCGTGCTCCTGCGCGGATGGGATGTCGAGCAGCCCGAGATACGCGAGCTTTCGGCGGAGGCCCGAGGGGCGCGCAAGGCTGCCTGA
- a CDS encoding HEAT repeat domain-containing protein, with protein sequence MRSHVLAGCLLLGLPFAATVLAPPSAEAADFDPSGRNRKKPPKPNPGAGTGKPAQPKQPKQPQGDADATGKGPGSDALIARYTAIVISQPSAPFPLQRLSQLYRERDGNIKKLVEEFEKRAATPGADAWAAKVALAGIYKLDGRPEDAVKTYEAAIAEKPNDPQAILALAQLQAERGDKSASRTSYEKALALLKPGPDFEQTTRTLLGLCLDLKDFEAAKKHHDALVKAAQGSLFVKAELGRELLARSLYDRAEVEFRELVKAAAGDNRALAPALRDLGQVLARQKKTEEALSVLKRALTVAGGAAGVRAEILVIMTDAFRAEGKLAELIPILEAEKAQDAQRLATLGGLYEETGDVDKAIATYRKVLGIDSRAIDVRLKLVHLLQTAGELDAAIKEYEALIKAAPGNPDFVFELCETLIQRGDRPKALKLLTELEARVGSEPEILAAVADFYERVEEKDKALKVLQKLAASGGADHTYIVDLGDRYYQAGDKKKALETWARIKQVVPNRARANSLLGEVYLDHDMPLEALNALREAVQLEPTNVRYKKNLAVAIERTAATLGNAAQRYAEARVIWEELLAGAQSDKLLAREARTHIVSLWSLAHELPSRVAPLTTRFNGTPPDLEAGRLLAEVQRRLHRLADAEATLRKVTELAPGDEESLLALERILVLEQNLLGAIGVLEKLVEVNPKRAREFYQRMAQYAAELYRDDDSIKYAARAVELSPEDANGHQKLGDMYRRRQDFPHAIAEYRQAIQRNDRLFPVYFDLAELLLSSGQVDEADRLFRRVVRSSPDEELVSRAARMSMQINLGKNSLESLERELLPVAVGNPQKGIYRRLLVELYGAMTLPLVQKVRHEGGTSPAARAARAELGKIGARAIKPLLDALADDKESQQKIAIEVLAYVENKSAGPALYNYATGQADKSLRVRAMIACGALRDPSILPRYEQMLAPKDTGAALLPSDSIAVAAAWGVARMGDKKAEPLLIKLLGSTSPEVRGVAALGLGLTHDKKYTPALVALARAPEAGATARAAAVHALAELGASQSENLHMLVALADTNEPVLRQAALVALARLAPKGDAAQSASAENALASSLFATDESMRRTAVAAATALATKNFSRTGEALPVPDGPLSMKEILAGLGPDAARLAGARARALVALAPSLERAAVAAASTSPERARVVADALLANDAELSLAPLLGPDDKLDPESARATSAAIERIAAAVVPAFVALVRHPALEVRTRAVELLARRPEKEAQDAVIDALSDPEESVRRAALAALGRVKHPATIAAVARLGREAPSWPLRVRAAEALGRLGAGATGRVAFETLTTIAQEDPYALVREAAALSMASLDRAAAEPVLRKLSASDPEPRIRKTAADLLAGKAAN encoded by the coding sequence GTGCGCTCCCACGTCCTCGCCGGCTGCTTGCTCCTCGGCTTGCCTTTCGCCGCGACCGTCCTCGCGCCGCCCAGCGCCGAGGCCGCGGACTTCGACCCGTCCGGGCGCAACCGCAAGAAGCCCCCCAAGCCGAACCCCGGCGCGGGCACGGGCAAGCCCGCGCAGCCAAAGCAGCCGAAGCAGCCGCAAGGCGACGCCGACGCAACGGGCAAAGGTCCGGGGAGCGACGCGCTCATCGCGCGGTACACGGCGATCGTCATCTCGCAGCCGAGCGCGCCGTTCCCGCTCCAGCGGCTCTCGCAGCTCTATCGGGAGCGCGACGGCAACATCAAGAAGCTCGTCGAGGAGTTCGAAAAACGCGCCGCCACGCCGGGCGCCGACGCCTGGGCCGCGAAGGTCGCGCTCGCCGGCATCTACAAGCTCGACGGCCGCCCCGAGGACGCCGTCAAGACGTACGAGGCCGCGATCGCCGAGAAGCCGAACGATCCGCAGGCCATCCTCGCCCTCGCGCAGCTCCAGGCCGAGCGCGGCGACAAGTCCGCTTCCCGCACGAGCTACGAAAAAGCCCTCGCCCTGCTCAAGCCCGGCCCGGACTTCGAGCAGACGACACGCACGCTCCTCGGGCTCTGCCTCGATCTGAAGGACTTCGAGGCCGCGAAGAAGCACCACGACGCGCTCGTGAAGGCCGCGCAGGGCTCGCTCTTCGTGAAGGCCGAGCTCGGCCGCGAGCTGCTCGCGCGGTCGCTCTACGATCGCGCCGAGGTCGAGTTCCGCGAGCTCGTGAAGGCCGCCGCCGGCGACAACCGCGCCCTCGCGCCTGCGCTCCGGGATCTCGGCCAGGTCCTCGCGCGGCAGAAGAAGACCGAGGAGGCGCTCAGCGTGCTCAAGCGCGCGCTCACGGTCGCGGGCGGCGCGGCCGGCGTGCGCGCCGAGATCCTGGTCATCATGACCGACGCCTTCCGCGCCGAAGGCAAGCTCGCCGAGCTCATCCCGATCCTCGAAGCCGAAAAGGCGCAGGACGCGCAGCGCCTCGCCACGCTGGGCGGCCTCTACGAAGAGACGGGCGACGTCGACAAGGCGATCGCCACGTACCGCAAGGTGCTCGGCATCGACAGCCGCGCGATCGACGTGCGCCTGAAGCTCGTGCACCTCCTGCAGACCGCGGGCGAGCTCGACGCGGCGATCAAGGAGTACGAGGCGCTCATCAAGGCCGCGCCCGGCAACCCGGACTTCGTCTTCGAGCTCTGCGAGACGCTCATCCAGCGCGGCGATCGCCCGAAGGCGCTGAAGCTCCTCACCGAGCTCGAAGCGCGCGTCGGCAGCGAGCCCGAGATCCTCGCCGCCGTCGCCGACTTCTACGAGCGCGTCGAGGAGAAGGACAAAGCCCTCAAGGTCCTGCAGAAGCTCGCGGCCTCCGGCGGCGCCGACCACACGTACATCGTCGATCTCGGCGATCGCTACTACCAGGCCGGCGACAAGAAAAAGGCGCTGGAGACGTGGGCGCGCATCAAGCAGGTCGTGCCGAACCGCGCGCGGGCAAACTCCCTCCTCGGCGAGGTCTACCTCGACCACGACATGCCGCTCGAAGCGCTGAACGCCCTGCGCGAGGCCGTCCAGCTCGAGCCGACCAACGTCCGGTACAAGAAAAACCTCGCCGTCGCGATCGAGCGCACGGCCGCGACGCTCGGCAACGCCGCGCAGCGATACGCCGAAGCGCGCGTGATCTGGGAGGAGCTGCTCGCCGGGGCGCAGAGCGACAAACTCCTCGCCCGCGAGGCGCGCACGCACATCGTGAGCCTGTGGTCGCTCGCGCACGAGCTGCCGAGCCGCGTCGCGCCGCTCACCACGCGCTTCAACGGCACCCCGCCCGATCTCGAAGCCGGCCGGCTCCTCGCCGAGGTGCAGCGCCGCCTGCATCGCCTCGCGGACGCCGAGGCCACGCTGCGCAAGGTCACCGAGCTCGCGCCCGGCGACGAGGAGAGCCTGCTCGCGCTCGAACGAATCCTCGTGCTGGAGCAGAACCTGCTCGGCGCGATCGGCGTCCTCGAAAAACTCGTCGAGGTGAACCCCAAGCGCGCGCGCGAGTTCTACCAGCGCATGGCGCAGTACGCGGCCGAGCTCTACCGCGACGACGACTCCATCAAGTACGCGGCGCGCGCCGTCGAGCTCTCGCCCGAGGACGCGAACGGCCACCAGAAGCTCGGCGACATGTACCGGCGGCGGCAGGATTTTCCGCACGCGATCGCCGAGTACAGGCAAGCCATCCAGCGAAACGACAGGCTCTTCCCGGTCTACTTCGACCTCGCCGAGCTGCTCCTGTCGAGCGGCCAGGTCGACGAGGCCGACAGGCTCTTCCGCCGCGTCGTGCGCTCCTCGCCCGACGAGGAGCTCGTCTCGCGCGCGGCGCGCATGAGCATGCAGATCAACCTTGGCAAGAACTCGCTCGAGTCGCTCGAGCGCGAGCTCTTGCCCGTCGCCGTCGGCAACCCGCAGAAGGGCATCTACCGGCGCCTGCTCGTCGAGCTCTACGGCGCGATGACCCTGCCGCTCGTGCAGAAGGTGCGCCACGAGGGCGGCACGTCGCCCGCGGCGAGGGCGGCCCGCGCGGAGCTCGGGAAGATCGGCGCCCGCGCGATCAAGCCGCTGCTCGACGCCCTCGCCGACGACAAGGAGTCGCAGCAGAAGATCGCGATCGAGGTCCTCGCGTACGTCGAGAACAAGAGCGCCGGCCCGGCCCTGTACAACTACGCCACGGGCCAGGCCGACAAGAGCCTGCGCGTGCGGGCCATGATCGCCTGCGGCGCTCTGCGCGACCCGTCGATCCTGCCGCGTTACGAGCAGATGCTCGCGCCGAAGGACACGGGCGCGGCCCTCCTGCCGAGCGACTCCATCGCCGTCGCCGCGGCCTGGGGCGTGGCGCGCATGGGTGACAAGAAGGCCGAACCCTTGCTGATCAAACTTCTCGGCTCGACCTCGCCGGAGGTGCGCGGCGTCGCGGCCCTCGGCCTCGGGCTCACGCACGACAAGAAGTACACGCCCGCGCTCGTGGCCCTCGCCCGCGCGCCCGAGGCCGGCGCCACCGCGCGCGCCGCCGCCGTGCACGCGCTCGCGGAGCTCGGCGCCTCGCAGAGCGAAAACCTCCACATGCTCGTCGCGCTCGCCGATACGAACGAGCCGGTCCTCCGGCAAGCGGCCCTCGTCGCCCTCGCGCGCCTCGCGCCGAAGGGCGATGCCGCGCAGAGCGCCTCAGCCGAGAACGCCCTCGCGTCGAGCCTCTTCGCGACCGACGAGTCGATGCGCCGCACCGCCGTCGCGGCCGCGACCGCCCTCGCCACGAAGAACTTCTCCCGCACGGGCGAGGCGCTGCCGGTGCCCGATGGACCGCTCTCCATGAAGGAGATCCTCGCGGGCCTCGGCCCGGATGCGGCGCGCCTCGCGGGAGCCCGCGCCCGCGCGCTCGTCGCGCTCGCGCCCTCGCTCGAACGAGCGGCCGTGGCCGCGGCCTCGACCTCGCCCGAGCGCGCCCGCGTCGTGGCGGACGCGCTGCTCGCGAACGACGCTGAGCTCTCGCTCGCGCCGCTCCTCGGCCCCGACGACAAACTCGACCCCGAATCGGCGCGCGCGACCTCGGCTGCGATCGAGCGCATCGCCGCGGCCGTCGTGCCTGCGTTCGTCGCGCTCGTCCGCCATCCGGCGCTCGAGGTCCGCACGCGCGCGGTCGAGCTCCTCGCGCGGAGGCCTGAAAAAGAGGCGCAGGACGCCGTGATCGACGCCCTCTCCGATCCCGAGGAGAGCGTGCGGCGGGCGGCGCTCGCCGCGCTCGGCAGGGTCAAACACCCGGCCACCATTGCCGCCGTCGCGCGCCTCGGCCGTGAAGCGCCGAGCTGGCCGCTCCGTGTGCGTGCCGCCGAAGCGCTCGGCCGCCTCGGCGCGGGCGCGACGGGCCGGGTCGCGTTCGAGACCCTCACCACGATCGCGCAAGAGGACCCGTATGCCCTCGTGCGCGAGGCCGCGGCCCTCTCGATGGCCTCGCTCGATCGCGCCGCCGCCGAGCCCGTCCTGCGCAAGCTCTCCGCGAGCGACCCGGAGCCCCGCATCCGCAAGACGGCCGCGGACCTGCTCGCCGGCAAAGCTGCGAACTGA
- a CDS encoding GNAT family N-acetyltransferase — protein sequence MHAVFTSRPATADDYDVYARLVPELGVDDPTLPSEVWAAELMPHTLILEQGGDIAGYAYVVILKETGYVRHVVVAPEVRGKGAGRALMRASAERFRAAGCSRWCLNVKVDNVVAIALYSSVGMARNYASTAMRLGWDVLSRLPGGEEGITARTIAPHEDAALEAAFGMPIGTIASNRARAGAVLLRLVDTARPDEARVGVACFHPSYPGSFPFRVARPTLVRPLLEAIRAHAPPEQDVTHVVVEDDAETKRALVEARALVRVEILNMGGPIPERV from the coding sequence ATGCATGCGGTGTTCACGTCGAGGCCTGCCACGGCCGACGACTACGACGTTTACGCGCGCCTGGTTCCGGAGCTCGGCGTCGATGATCCCACGCTGCCGAGCGAGGTATGGGCCGCCGAGCTCATGCCCCATACCCTGATCCTCGAGCAGGGCGGCGACATCGCGGGGTATGCGTACGTCGTGATCCTGAAGGAGACGGGATACGTGCGTCACGTGGTGGTCGCGCCCGAGGTCCGCGGAAAAGGCGCGGGGCGCGCGCTCATGCGGGCGAGCGCAGAGCGATTCCGCGCGGCGGGCTGCTCGCGCTGGTGCCTCAACGTGAAGGTCGACAACGTCGTCGCGATCGCGCTGTATTCGTCGGTCGGCATGGCCAGGAACTACGCGTCCACGGCGATGCGGCTCGGCTGGGACGTGCTTTCGCGCTTGCCAGGCGGCGAGGAGGGGATCACGGCGCGGACGATCGCGCCGCACGAGGACGCAGCGCTGGAGGCGGCGTTTGGCATGCCAATCGGTACGATCGCGTCGAACCGGGCGCGGGCGGGGGCCGTGCTCCTGCGCCTCGTCGATACGGCCCGGCCGGACGAGGCGCGGGTCGGGGTCGCGTGCTTCCATCCGAGCTACCCGGGGTCGTTCCCGTTCCGCGTGGCCAGGCCGACGCTCGTGCGGCCGTTGCTCGAGGCCATCCGAGCGCATGCGCCGCCGGAGCAAGACGTCACGCATGTCGTGGTGGAGGACGACGCCGAGACGAAACGCGCGCTCGTCGAGGCGAGGGCGTTGGTGCGGGTCGAGATCCTCAACATGGGAGGCCCGATCCCGGAACGGGTTTGA
- the speA gene encoding biosynthetic arginine decarboxylase — MTSSHHDTDTDAWSTDDAKALYMIDRWGRGYFDVNPTGNITAAPLQERGRKIALIDVVEEAREQGLRTPLLIRFQDLLHHRVRTLNEAFNRAISDLKFRGTYRGVFPIKVNQLKEVVEEILEAGRTYHYGLEVGSKPELFAGLSVHTDNESLIVCNGYKDENFIRTAMIGRKLGKKVILVAEKLSEVRTIVRVAKEMNVEPMLGLRVRLMTQGAGKWAESGGEHAKFGLSTAEILAACAILAEAGMSSAFKLLHFHIGSQVPDILVIKRAVREAARHYAKLRKMGHRIEYMDVGGGLAIDYDGSRSTFHSSMNYSVEEYARDIVFNIADICDDEKVPHPNIVSESGRAIVAHHSVLVVQAFGSIEKTPEAPIDIQTEEHKLIRNVLDTRDSLSVQNLAESWHDILQAKEESQKMFELGLLNLDVKARVEALFWETAERMQKLIAALDPAEIPEDVVELRSKLADQYICNFSVFQSLLDHWALGALFPVVPIHRLHERPGAESTLVDITCDSEGKVSKFIDLSDVKETLPLHALRGDEPYYLGIFLTGAYQDIMGDIHNLFGRVNEVHVFLDDDEECGYYIEETIAGNQIREVLAMTQYDTQSLIAKVKAQVDGAIKQDLLKPTEGMRLLADYERGLKDQTYLSF, encoded by the coding sequence TTGACCAGCAGCCATCACGACACTGACACCGACGCGTGGAGCACCGACGACGCGAAGGCCCTTTACATGATCGACCGCTGGGGCCGCGGCTACTTCGACGTGAATCCCACAGGGAACATCACGGCGGCGCCCCTGCAGGAGCGTGGTCGCAAGATCGCCCTCATCGACGTCGTCGAAGAGGCGCGTGAGCAGGGCCTGCGCACGCCGCTCCTGATCCGCTTCCAGGATCTCTTGCACCACCGCGTGCGCACGCTGAACGAAGCGTTCAACCGCGCCATCTCCGACCTCAAGTTCCGCGGCACCTACCGCGGCGTGTTCCCCATCAAGGTGAACCAGCTCAAGGAGGTCGTGGAGGAGATCCTCGAAGCGGGCCGGACCTACCACTACGGCCTCGAAGTCGGCTCGAAGCCCGAGCTCTTCGCGGGGCTCAGCGTCCACACCGACAACGAGTCGCTCATCGTCTGCAACGGCTACAAGGACGAGAACTTCATCCGCACCGCGATGATCGGCCGCAAGCTCGGCAAGAAGGTCATCCTCGTCGCGGAGAAGCTCTCCGAGGTGCGGACGATCGTTCGTGTTGCAAAGGAAATGAACGTGGAGCCCATGCTCGGCCTACGCGTCCGGCTCATGACGCAGGGCGCCGGCAAGTGGGCCGAGAGCGGCGGCGAGCACGCGAAGTTTGGCCTGTCCACGGCCGAGATCCTCGCGGCCTGCGCGATCCTCGCCGAGGCGGGCATGAGCTCGGCGTTCAAGCTCCTGCACTTCCACATCGGCTCGCAGGTCCCGGACATCCTCGTCATCAAGCGCGCGGTGCGCGAGGCGGCGCGGCACTACGCGAAGCTGCGCAAGATGGGGCACCGCATCGAGTACATGGACGTCGGCGGCGGCCTCGCGATCGACTACGACGGCTCGCGATCGACGTTTCATTCGTCGATGAACTACTCCGTCGAGGAGTACGCGCGCGACATCGTCTTCAACATCGCGGACATCTGCGACGACGAGAAGGTCCCGCACCCGAACATCGTGAGCGAGTCGGGGCGCGCGATCGTCGCGCACCACTCGGTGCTCGTGGTGCAGGCGTTCGGCTCGATCGAGAAGACCCCGGAGGCGCCGATCGACATCCAGACGGAGGAGCACAAGCTCATCCGGAACGTGCTCGACACGCGCGACAGCCTCTCCGTCCAGAACCTCGCCGAGTCGTGGCACGACATCCTCCAGGCGAAGGAGGAGTCGCAGAAGATGTTCGAGCTTGGCCTCTTGAACCTCGACGTGAAAGCGCGGGTGGAGGCCCTCTTCTGGGAGACCGCCGAGCGCATGCAGAAGCTCATCGCTGCGCTCGATCCCGCGGAGATCCCCGAGGACGTCGTCGAGCTCCGGAGCAAGCTCGCAGACCAGTACATCTGCAACTTCTCGGTGTTCCAGTCGCTGCTCGATCACTGGGCGCTCGGCGCGCTCTTCCCGGTCGTGCCGATCCACCGGCTGCACGAGCGGCCGGGCGCGGAGAGCACGCTCGTCGACATCACGTGCGACTCGGAGGGCAAGGTCTCGAAGTTCATCGACCTCTCCGACGTGAAGGAGACGCTGCCGCTCCACGCGCTGCGCGGCGACGAGCCGTATTACCTCGGCATCTTCCTCACCGGCGCCTACCAGGACATCATGGGCGACATCCACAACCTGTTCGGCCGGGTGAACGAGGTCCACGTCTTCCTCGATGACGACGAGGAGTGCGGCTACTACATCGAGGAGACGATCGCGGGGAACCAGATCCGCGAGGTCCTCGCGATGACGCAGTACGACACGCAGAGCCTCATCGCGAAGGTGAAGGCCCAGGTCGACGGCGCGATCAAGCAGGACCTCCTCAAGCCCACCGAGGGCATGCGCCTGCTCGCCGATTACGAGCGTGGCCTCAAGGATCAGACCTACCTGAGCTTCTGA
- a CDS encoding PAS domain S-box protein → METQAQGPRIDPREFFEKAPALFCVLDSDNRIYQPNGAWERVTGFSLEALEGMRLEDRLHPEDRDPTRRTSRISVEAQGAIVQETRFRCADDTYKWLEWTMRVVFERGLVFCCARSIEQPRRATVTAARRLEAYLRRAPVAMIETEVGRGVVEWSSGAERIFGYTRNEVLGLRLVDLIVAEPQRETVLDAGFAVREGRVPSGRVGAIENITKDGRTVVCEWHNAPLADEEGRVRGVLSIALDRTEIEHERARAEESLARFELLMRGSKNGLWDYVPQDSKNPGDPTQPIYVSDGLTRLLGITAEAAPKTLREWTAFVHPEDRERARLFFAEHLASRKEETSFESRLLRGDGSYLWVASTFQSLWNESGELVRLAAAIVDITERKGTEAELRDKLAVIERQAASIRELSTPILEVQEGVLCLPVIGVVDSGRAAEMMDAALGSVVDLQARFLIVDLTGVPVLDTGTADRLLAIARAASLVGAKTVITGLRPAVAQTVVTLGVGMGDVKTLRNLKDGLRYCLREARR, encoded by the coding sequence ATGGAAACCCAAGCCCAAGGCCCCAGGATCGATCCGCGGGAGTTTTTCGAAAAGGCCCCGGCCTTGTTCTGTGTCCTCGACTCCGACAACCGGATCTACCAGCCGAACGGGGCCTGGGAGCGCGTCACGGGCTTCTCGCTCGAAGCCCTCGAAGGCATGCGGCTCGAAGACCGTTTGCACCCCGAGGACCGGGATCCGACCCGGCGCACCTCGCGCATCTCCGTCGAGGCCCAGGGCGCGATCGTGCAGGAGACGCGCTTCCGTTGCGCGGACGACACGTACAAGTGGCTCGAATGGACCATGCGCGTGGTCTTCGAGCGGGGGCTCGTGTTCTGCTGCGCGCGCTCCATCGAGCAGCCGCGGCGCGCCACCGTCACCGCCGCGCGGCGCCTGGAGGCCTACCTGCGCAGGGCGCCCGTCGCGATGATCGAGACCGAGGTCGGCCGCGGGGTCGTCGAGTGGAGCTCGGGCGCCGAGCGCATCTTCGGCTACACCCGGAACGAGGTGCTCGGCCTCCGGCTCGTGGACCTCATCGTGGCCGAGCCGCAGCGCGAGACCGTCCTCGATGCGGGGTTCGCGGTCCGCGAAGGCCGGGTCCCCTCGGGGCGCGTTGGCGCGATCGAGAACATCACGAAGGACGGCCGTACGGTCGTGTGCGAATGGCACAACGCGCCGCTCGCCGACGAGGAGGGGCGTGTGCGTGGGGTCCTCAGCATCGCCCTCGACCGGACCGAGATCGAGCACGAGCGCGCGCGGGCCGAGGAGAGCCTCGCGCGGTTCGAGCTGCTCATGCGAGGCTCGAAGAATGGCCTTTGGGATTACGTGCCGCAGGATTCGAAGAACCCGGGTGATCCCACGCAGCCGATCTACGTGTCCGACGGGCTCACGCGGCTGCTCGGCATCACGGCGGAGGCGGCCCCGAAGACGCTCCGCGAGTGGACGGCGTTCGTCCACCCGGAGGACCGCGAACGCGCGAGGCTGTTCTTCGCCGAGCACCTCGCGTCGCGCAAGGAAGAGACCTCCTTCGAAAGCCGGCTCCTCCGCGGGGACGGCTCGTATCTGTGGGTGGCCAGCACCTTTCAATCGCTCTGGAACGAGAGCGGGGAGCTCGTGCGGCTCGCCGCCGCGATCGTGGACATCACCGAGCGCAAGGGCACCGAGGCGGAGCTACGTGACAAACTCGCGGTCATCGAGCGGCAGGCCGCGTCGATCCGGGAGCTCTCGACCCCGATCCTGGAGGTGCAGGAGGGCGTTTTGTGTTTGCCCGTGATCGGCGTCGTCGACAGCGGTCGCGCCGCCGAGATGATGGATGCCGCGCTCGGGAGCGTGGTCGATCTGCAGGCGCGGTTCTTGATCGTCGACCTCACGGGCGTGCCGGTGCTCGACACGGGGACGGCCGATCGCCTGCTCGCGATCGCCCGCGCCGCGAGCCTCGTCGGCGCGAAGACCGTGATCACCGGCCTCCGGCCCGCCGTCGCGCAGACCGTCGTGACCCTCGGGGTCGGGATGGGCGACGTGAAGACGTTACGAAACCTGAAGGACGGCCTGCGGTACTGCCTGCGCGAGGCGCGCCGGTAG
- a CDS encoding MFS transporter translates to MRSPLLPIFLTVFVDVLGLTLILPLLPYYAKDYGASDFQATLLTSVYAAAMFVSGPMLGRLSDRIGRKPVLLLSQVGTLIGWLTLAAAHNLEMLFVGRIIAGLTAGNLSIAQAYISDVTKPNEERTQAFGFFGIAFGTGFLLGPGITALLTYLFRDHPDPLFKYKPPTLAAAGLSLAAILLTAFFLPARKPAAQTGRRLSGMAEYLSRPGPRKHLAEFFFFSVSFAALTGALGVYLKRQFNYELHQAGLIFGLSGLIGAIVQGGLLKRLVKRLGEERLTAIGLGTMVLGYCLLGVATNLGFLLVLVVLGSFGAAVVRPSVTTLITRSVAKEEQGTVLGVSQSLGSLAQIVGPAAAGWLIDRNQVVMYGLLCAGFSLLGLLLALQRRGEPRPVEQAPVEG, encoded by the coding sequence ATGCGATCCCCGCTTTTGCCGATATTCCTCACCGTCTTCGTCGACGTCCTCGGCCTGACGCTCATCCTGCCGCTGCTGCCGTATTACGCGAAGGACTACGGCGCGTCGGATTTCCAGGCGACGCTCCTGACCTCGGTCTACGCGGCGGCGATGTTCGTATCCGGGCCGATGCTCGGCCGGCTCTCGGATCGGATCGGTCGAAAGCCCGTGCTCCTGCTCAGCCAGGTGGGCACGCTCATCGGCTGGCTCACGCTCGCGGCCGCGCACAACCTGGAGATGCTCTTCGTCGGCCGTATCATCGCGGGCCTGACGGCGGGCAACCTCAGCATCGCCCAGGCGTACATCTCCGACGTCACGAAGCCGAACGAGGAGCGCACGCAGGCCTTCGGCTTCTTCGGCATCGCCTTCGGCACCGGCTTCTTGCTCGGCCCCGGCATCACGGCGCTGCTCACGTACCTGTTCCGCGATCACCCCGATCCGCTCTTCAAGTACAAGCCGCCCACCCTCGCGGCCGCTGGGCTCAGCCTGGCCGCGATCCTGCTCACCGCGTTCTTCCTGCCGGCGCGCAAGCCCGCGGCCCAGACGGGCCGGCGGCTCTCCGGCATGGCCGAGTACCTCTCGCGCCCCGGCCCGCGCAAGCACCTCGCCGAATTCTTCTTCTTCAGCGTCTCGTTCGCCGCGCTCACGGGCGCGCTCGGCGTCTACCTGAAGCGCCAGTTCAACTACGAGCTGCACCAGGCGGGCCTCATCTTCGGCCTCTCGGGGCTCATCGGCGCGATCGTGCAGGGCGGGCTGCTCAAGCGGCTCGTGAAGAGGCTCGGCGAGGAGCGGCTCACGGCGATCGGCCTCGGGACCATGGTCCTCGGCTACTGCCTGCTCGGCGTGGCGACGAACCTCGGGTTTCTGCTCGTGCTCGTGGTGCTCGGCTCATTCGGCGCGGCTGTCGTGCGTCCGAGCGTGACGACGCTCATCACGCGGAGCGTCGCCAAGGAGGAGCAAGGCACGGTGCTCGGCGTGAGCCAGTCGCTCGGCAGCCTCGCGCAGATCGTGGGGCCGGCGGCGGCCGGCTGGCTCATCGATCGCAACCAGGTCGTGATGTACGGCCTCTTGTGCGCGGGCTTCAGCCTGCTCGGCCTCCTGCTCGCGCTGCAGCGCCGCGGGGAGCCACGCCCCGTGGAGCAGGCGCCCGTGGAGGGATGA